The window GGCGGGCCTCCTCGAGGGCCGCTCGGACCAGCGCCCGGCCGACACCACGGCCACGGGCTTCACCGGCGACGGCGAGGCCCTGGATCTGCCGCACGTGCGCGTTGGCGGCGAGCGGGGTCGGGAAGCCCAGGCGGATGTAGCCCACGATGCGGCGGCCGAGCTCGGCGACCAGGCAGTCGTCGGCGGCGTGGCGCTCGTCAAAGAACGGCCGGTACGGCGGCTGCTGTTTCGGCATGACCTCGTGCAGGTACGACCACGTGGCACGGTCGAGGACGGACAGCTCCTCCTCGTCGTCGGGCAAGGCGGCGCGTATGAACGGCGACTGGTACGGCTCGGGCATGAGCGCCACCCTATGACCGGAGCGCGGGAATCCGACCGGGGTTTTATGTGGTCAGAGGCAGGATGAAGTCATGCAACTTTCAAGAATTGCGGTGGCCGGCTCCTCCGGCCTCATCGGCAGCGCCCTGGTGCGGTCCCTGGTCGCGGACGGGCACGAGGTGGTGCGGCTGGTACGCCGCGCACCCAGGTCCGCGGAGGAGGTGCGCTGGGATCCGGAGGCGAAGTACGTGGACGCGGCCGGGCTCGCCGGGTGCGACGTGGTGGTCAACCTGGCCGGGGCGAACGTGGGTTCGCGCCGCTGGACGGAGTCGTACAAGGCGAAGCTCCGGAGCGGCCGGGTCCTGGGCACGGCGGCGCTGGCCGAGGCGATGGCGTCGCTGGACGAGCCGCCGCGGGTCTTTGTGAACGGCAGCGCGATCGGCTATTACGGCGAGACCGGCGAGCGGGAGGTCGACGAGAGTGCCCCGCCCGGCCAGGGCTTCCTGCCCTCGCTGGTCACGGAGTGGGAGGGCGCCGCGGCCCCCGCGCGCGAGGCCGGTGTACGGACGGTGTTCCCGCGCACGGGGCTGGTGGTGGCCCGCGAGGGCGGCGCCTGGGGACGGCTGTTCCCGCTGTTCAAGGCCGGGCTCGGCGGGCGCATGGGGGACGGGCGGCAGTACTGGTCGTTCGTCTCGCTGCACGACGAGGTGGCCGCGATCCGGCATCTCATCGACCGGGACGACCTGTCCGGGCCGTTCAATGTGACCGCGCCGCGGCCGCTGACGAACCGTGAGATCACCGAGGTCATGGGGCGGGTGCTGCACCGGCCGACGCTCTTCGCGGTCCCGGCGCCCGTCCTGCGAACCGTGCTCGGGGAGATGGCCGGGGACGTGCTGGGCAGCCAACGGGTGCTGCCGAAGCGGTTGCTGGAGTCGGGCTTCACCTTCGCGTTTCCGGAGATCGAGGGGGCGATCCGGGCGGCGGCCGAGTAATCCGGGCGGCGGCCGAGCAAAAGGACAGCCGAGTAAGCGGCCGAGTAAAAGGACAACCCGGAGCGGAGTAAAAGACAGCCCAGGAGCGGAGTCACGGCCCGCCCTGCGCGGACGTCCACATGCGACCACTGTGCGACCGTGCTCTGCCCATGCGCGACTGTTTCTGACCGATCACGGGCCTAACCTCGTCCCGAACTCGGGTATCCCCGGAGCCTGTTGGGGGCATCACG of the Streptomyces sp. T12 genome contains:
- a CDS encoding TIGR01777 family oxidoreductase, encoding MQLSRIAVAGSSGLIGSALVRSLVADGHEVVRLVRRAPRSAEEVRWDPEAKYVDAAGLAGCDVVVNLAGANVGSRRWTESYKAKLRSGRVLGTAALAEAMASLDEPPRVFVNGSAIGYYGETGEREVDESAPPGQGFLPSLVTEWEGAAAPAREAGVRTVFPRTGLVVAREGGAWGRLFPLFKAGLGGRMGDGRQYWSFVSLHDEVAAIRHLIDRDDLSGPFNVTAPRPLTNREITEVMGRVLHRPTLFAVPAPVLRTVLGEMAGDVLGSQRVLPKRLLESGFTFAFPEIEGAIRAAAE
- a CDS encoding GNAT family N-acetyltransferase; its protein translation is MPEPYQSPFIRAALPDDEEELSVLDRATWSYLHEVMPKQQPPYRPFFDERHAADDCLVAELGRRIVGYIRLGFPTPLAANAHVRQIQGLAVAGEARGRGVGRALVRAALEEARRRGARRITLRVLGHNTPARKLYEAEGFVVEGVLPEEFFLGGEYVDDVMMGRSL